The DNA segment GATTGCCCGTAAGCAAAAAAGTTTGCCCGTTAGAGCTATAAATGACAAAAAAGTTTGCCCGTAATGGTGTGGTTTTATAGTAATCATCATTAAATTAAGAACTTATAAATATACTATAATTAAAGTAGGCTAACTAGTAGGAAGTCAGTATGCCTAAAGGTAGAAAATTAGAATCCATTGCGGATTATCAAAGAGCCCTAAAAAACAAATATGGTTTAGGGCAAGGTAGTAAATATAAGCCCTGGCTTAGGGTACAAGATGTAAAGTCTAGAGGCACTAGGTCCCAGATATTTGGTCGGAAGACAAATAGAGAACATCATCTAATGTCTTTGCTCGAATCCGAGCTTTTTTATTTAATTGAATTCTCAGATCGGGTTACCGATATCAGAGAACAGTTTCCTATTTTACCGTTAAATTATTCTCAGAAAGTCGCAAAGACATTAGGTGTAGAACACCCTAAACACCCTAAAACCAAAGAACCAATTGTTTTAACTACAGACTTACTTTTGACTGTCGACTCTGAATCAGGGCAATATTTTCATGCCATCTCCGTAAAGCCTGAGGAAGAAGCTGGTGTAGATAGAGTCCTTCAAAAAGTAGAAATTGAAAGAATATGCTGGGAATTAATGGGAGTAAAGTTTAGCTTTTACGTTGGAGATGATTTAAGAAGAATCCAAAGTGAAAATATTGCTTGGGCTACATTTCCATTTAGAAAGGGGCCTTCATATTTTTCTTTTGAGCTTGTTACGTCGGCTTTATCTTTATTGAAGAAAAAACAATATTACAAAGAAGATTTATGTGAAAAATTTATTAAGAATAATATAGTTAATAGAGATGAGTCTCTCTTATTGTTAAAGTACCTAATTAGTGAAAAATTTATTGAGGTTGATTTGAATTATTCACTTGGTGAGTCTGATGTAATAGACATAAGAAACATAGCCTTCGAACAGCGGAGGTTTGCATATGAAAATTTTTAGGAACAGTGTTTGGCTTTGTTTAAACTTTGAATTGCTCGATTGTTGCCGTTATAGAGTTTTAGATATTTTTCCTACCAATGATTGCATAATACTTTTTAAAGTTGATACTGATTCGGTCGCTGTTCGTCCGATAGCTATATCATTAGAAAGTTTTAAAAGTGGATTGAAAAACAAAGAAATAACAAGCTCTGAGTATGTTTTGCCTAATTTTATGTTACAGAGTGAAGATAATGCCTCTACTGACCACATTGCGAAGAGAGATAGTAATTACGAAATTATAAAACCTCTAATTTCAGATTCTGAATTTCTATTTAACTACGCTACTAAGAAAAGATTCTCACAGTTGGCTCAATATTCTCAACAGATTCGCGTTGACAGGAAAAGCATTACAAGGCTTTTGACTAAATATTGGCTCTACGGACAAAGTATAATGTCGTTGCTACCCGCATATTCAAACAGTGGGGGATTTGGAAAGGATAAAACGGTCTCAAATAAAGATCTTGGTGCCCCAGTAAATCCTCGAACTCTCGCAGTAGAAAGATATAAAAAATTTATACTCACTGACGACATAAAGGCTAAATTTAAGCTATCTCTAAAAAAGTATTACCTAAAAGAGACAGGAATAAGTTTAGTTAAAACCTATGAACAATTTCTAAGGGATCATTTCGAGGATGAGCTCAGAGTATCAAATCTAGAAGGTCGCCCTCCTTATATTCCAACAATAAAACAGTTCAGATATTGGACAAATAAGCTTTTTTCTAAAGATGAAATTACTTTGAAAAGAACCTCTGAAAATGACTATTTAAGGAACAAAAGAGGAGTGTTAGGTAGCGTTATAGACAAAAGCTTTTTACCTGGTACCACCTTCGAAATAGACGCAACAGTAGCTGATGTTCATATTGTTTCTGAATTTGGAACTCAATATGTGCTGGGTAGGCCGACAATCTACATGATAGCTGATAGAGCAAGTAGGATGATCGTTGGTATGCATGTATCTCTTTTTCATGCATCTTGGAGAGCTGCCAGACAAGCGATTGCGAATTGTTTTATTGAAAAAACTCAATATTGTCGTGAATTTGGTGTGAACATTTCATCTCCTGACTGGCCATGTTTTCATGTTCCGAGAAATTTGATGTGTGATAACGGCGAAATGATTGGTTTAAAGCCGAAAGATGTAGTAACGCCAATGACTTCTTTGTTGTTTGGTCCGCCCTACCGACCTGAGACTAAAGGTGTTATTGAAAGAAGTTTTAAGATTATTAATGATGATAGCTTGCATGAACTTTTAGGGAATACTCGTTTGGGGACGGTAATCAGAGGTCGAAGAGATCCAAGAAAAGATGCTTGTCACACACTTAAGGAAGTCACAACCATTATCATTAAGTCAGTTCTAGAACATAATAGGAGCATTTTGAAAGAGCTTGGGTATTCGAGCTCGTTATTAGTTGAGAACGATTTAACTCCAACTCCCGCAAATTATTGGAAGATTCATCTAGCTAAACAAAAACAAGATCTTAAATTAGCCAATGAAGATGAAGTCATTGCAGAAATTCTTCCACCAGCCGAAGTTAGTATGACTAGAAATGGCATTGAGTTTAATGGTCTGTATTACTCATGCTCTGAAGTACTTGAAAAAAGCTTGGCTTCAATAGCTCGGACTAGTGGAAGGTGGAGGCTCGAAGCCAGAATAGATGAAAATACCACGAACTATATTTATGTAAAGCTAGAACCGAAAGGTAAGTTTTTACGTTGTGAACTTTTATCTCGTAGCCGGATGTTTGCTAATAAGACAATGATTGATGCTGACTTTATGCAAGACTGGGTTGAAATTAAGAAAGAGTTAAACCCCGTTAGCATAGAGTCAATAGATGATATGAAACAGCGCAAGCAATCGAAGAAGGAGGCAAAAAAACGACTTAAGGCTAGTCCTAAAATACCATTTTCACAAAAACGAAAAAATATTAGGCAAAAAAGAAAAGATGAACTTCTTAGTACAACTAATGTGATTACCTCTGATAACAGGTGTGAAGCAAAAGTTATAACACAGCAATCTACTGTTGCTGAGGTAGTAGCGCTGCCAATAGGTAGGGCTAGGAAAAATAGGAGTAGTAATGAAAACGATTAAGGCGATATATAATGAAGCCATTCTACCTGAACATAAAGGTAACCCTTTAATTGAGGCTCTTCCTCCTAAATTACCTTGGCTAAATGTTATGGAGCTGTTTAGTCATTACCCTGACTATGCCGAAGAAATATCTGACCATCCTGATCCATTGGTTCGAGATGAGTATTTGGTAAGGATAGACCGTTTAAGGCAACCTTTAACCGATTATCAGACATGCTTTAGGGCAATAGAAAGAAGTCTCAAAAATGGCTATTCTACAAAAAATCCATTAACACCTACTACTGCGCAATATTTGCATTATTTTGTCGATGAACAGCCAGAAATTGAGCCAGATTCAGGACGATTTACACCTAAAGGAGAGGGCCTTACTCTAATTGGAGAGAGTGGAATTGGGAAAACAACAATGCTAGAGCAAGTGTTGAGTTATTTTCCGAATGTCATTGTTCACGACGGCTATAAAGGTACTAATTTAGACTTTTCTAAACAAGTTGTGTGGGTAAAAGTTGACTGTCCTCAAAATTCTAGCGTAAGAGATCTTTGTGAAGAAATATTGTGGTCATTAGATCTATCTCTTGATAGACCAAGAACTAGGCCAGAAAAATTAATTGGTTCGCTAATACGTCAAATTGAGCAGGTAATGAAAGCTAGTTTTTTGGGTATGCTTGTCATCGATGAAATGCAAAATTTGACATTCAAGAAAACTAAAGGAGAAGATAATCTGCTCAAATTTTTGCACAGGCTTGTAAATAAACTTGGTATCCCAATATTTTTTTGTGCGAATCCACCATTTAACCTCTCTTTAATCAAAGAGCTCAAAAATGCACGTCGTGCAGAAAGTTGCTACCACTATCACATGTCTCCTCTTTCTATTGATAGTGATTCTTGGAAAGTATTTATTCAACAACTGTGGAATTATCAATGGACAAACGTTTTTACTGAATTAACAGATGAACTGAATAAAAAGATTTTCGAATTATCTGTAGGAAATATTGACATGGCATGCCGCACGTTTAGGGAAGCTCAGAGATTACTTATTGGCAGTGTTGATGAACGTTTAACTAAAGCCTCCCTTGAAGCAGGAAATGCAATCGCTTGTAGCCTGTCTCGACAAACACAACAGGTTATCGACTTAAAAACAGCAATTACTCTTCCTGTTGGCAAAAAACGAACTCAAAAAGTACAATCTAACAGTAATAGTATGAAAGTTGATAAAACGGGCGATGTTTCTAAACCACAGCACTCTGAATTTGCAGTCCAAATTCAAGAGTTGATGGGCCTAGTCGATTTGTCTAACGAAATTGAAGATATGGATTTGATGCAACGCTCTAAAAATTTTGAAAGCCAAATGGAGTATTTAAGTCATGCGGGCGTCCTTTTGGAAGACCCCCTTTCTGAGTTTGGCTAAAATGTTAATTACTGAAGCTTTGCCTGGAGAAAGTCTCTATAGCCGTTATATAAGACATATGACACTTTGGCATATGCCTGCGAAAGCATTTTTACAGACTTTAGTAGGAAATAACCGCGCTAGTATTCATCCTTATATCACTGTAGGTGCTACAAATGCGGCTGAGTTTTATAGTCAAAATTATAATAAAATTATTAGTGAGCAAACTCTTGCACCATTGTTTGTTCACTTTTCTCATAAACGTAAAAACAAAATTTATAAATATTTGTTATTAAATGATTCAGGTAGGGCAATTCGGAACTGTCAGCTCCCTAATTTTAGAGAATCTGAAAAGCTTTCTCTAAAATACTGTCTTGTTTGTGTACACAATGATATTAAAAAATATGGTATTTCATATTGGCATATAGCCCATCAAGTACCAGGAATAAATTCATGCTATAAGCATCAAATATCATTATTACATCTCTCACTTCCCTGTAGACCACATATTAAAATGGGATTACTGCCGAGTTTAATCGGAGATGCCAAAGCAAGTACAAAAGAAAGTTTTTTACTTGCACGTTATGTATATAGTCGTTTACAGAATATTGTTAATATTGGCAGACCATACAATATTAATACGCTGCTAGAGAAGCTTCGTCGTACGGGGTTTATAAGAGAAAACAATCGTGTTCTGAGAGCAGAGTTAACATATGAATGTTTTCATCTTAGTCGCAAATTACAACACTCAAGTGTAGGGTTACTCCCAAGGTCAGATACTGACTTTAACTACTTCTCATATTTGTTATGCAATCAACATCCACAACACCCATTTAAATACTTGTTTCTTGAGTTTTGGTTAACTTTTTTCTGCAAAACCAAAGTTAAACCTGTACTAGAAGTTACAGCAGTTGATAATACAAAACAGCAAACGATTTTAAAAAACAAGTACTTAGATTTACTTCGAGGAGGCTTATCATTAGCAAAAATCAGCCAAAAAACAGGAAAAAGTAGATGTTATTTAAAACTCTTAGCATTGAAGAATAAGATTTCAATCAATATGAAGCCTAGATTGATAACTACAGAGGTCGTGAAGGGGGTTCTGAAGATGGCCTATAAAGGTTTTCACCGGAAAGCTATAGCTAAACATTTTAAGATATCAACCGGTAGCATATCCCAAATAATATCTGCTGAATCTGGATTAGTGCAAAGGAGAAGGCGGGCTAAATTTGAATCTCGAAGGCGAAAGTATAAAGCTCAAGTTTTAAAGTGGATAGCATTAGAACCTTCTGATAGTAAAAAGTATATAAGAAAATATCTACCTTATGCTTATTCGTGGCTGTATCGTCATGAAAGGAAATGGTTGTACCAACAACTTAACTTTTAACAGTTATTCTAGATTTCATATGTAATTTTAAATTTAATTTTATACTTGGACTCTTAACGAGCTGGATGATTCAGAATTGCTAAAAATACAAAAAGATGAATTAATACACAGTTTCATTTATCGAACCCAGAAAATAAATGGCATATTACAGTATCACAATATACTTACAGCAGTTGGGATGTGGCATGATAAAATAGGTATTCTACCTGAAACTTTGAAAGTATACGGTACAATTGATGAGCCATCTATATTGAACAGTCTTCGTATAATTGGGATGGCAAATACACCTAAAAGATTGTTTGAATATCCATTTGGTTTTGCAAATGACTTACGCAACTTTTTATTTGGAAGGTCAATTAGAATGAAGAACTCTGCTGCTCACGGAATTCGAGTGACTTTTTGCCCTTGCTGTATAGAAAAAAATATTAAGAAGCTAGGCTTTGCATATTTCAAAATACACTGGTTTAACAATACTTATTGTACAGTGCACCATTCCCCATTGTATGAACTAAAAACAAGCTTTTATTCTAGAGCTAAAGCAATTAAAGCCATCGACATAATATTGCGCGGTAAAATTCCACAGGATGCAAGCATTATTACTCAGCATAATGATTTGAAGGTAATACAACAGAATAATGTAAACAATCATTTCGCTGGATGCTTTACTAGAGAGTTAAATAAGAAGTTTCCATGGCCGGTTAATTTTGATGATAATTCTTGGGATATGTCATCGGATGAAATAGCTGAGATTCAAGATAACTTTGAATATTTACACAAACGCTACCCCTATACTCTTGAAAGGATTTTTAAAAATAAAGCTAAAGTTATTGATGTATTGCTAGGGGTATTTAATAGAAATGCTATTAGTGGTAAGGTTATAAAACTTAGAAGCTCAAGCTGTCAAATTTGCACTAACTATAATTGTATTCTTAATCTGACGATTAAACGTCCAACCCCGTCTTCTCAGCTTGCAGACTTATGTACACAAAACCAGTTTGCTCTATTAGACTCACTCGGAGCCTCACCCAGATATAGAAATAAAAATCTAGAGGAAAAGGCTGCTCATATGTCGCTCGAAGATAAAATTAAAGTTGTAGGTACAAAAGGAGAAGAAAGGTTACAGCTTGAGAAAAAATGGTCAATCGAACTTGAAGAGAAATTTCTTTTTAGGGGATGGTTTGATGAGTCTCTAATGTAGTTATTTGATAAATAAGGTATTGATAGTTGTTGTTTGTAAGGGGGTAAACATTATCGAATTTCAAGTTCTATAGATTCTTTATACAATTCGTTGGAGATTGCCCCAATAGTCAGGGGCATTTCTGAATTCCAATCGACATCAGCCTCTCGCCGTACATTAAGTTTGCCTTATCAATTAGAAGTTGCGAGCTTTTTTACTCTACTTAAAGCTACGAAATTCACGACTTAGAAGATCGAAAGCGCGAACGTAATAAAAGCTCCCTGTATAAATAATCGCGAGAAGGATTATTGAACGAATTTTATGCACAGATGTACGTGATACGTAGCTTATATCTCTTTGGCGATTTTAGTAGATTCCTTGCAAAGCTGCATGAACATTACCTAACTTAGGTTCAATAGTTTGCAGTGTATAAGTAAAGCTCGCGGCTGAAAATCGTGGTTCACAAACAATGGTTTGACTCCCATGAGTCAGTAAATGATTTCCCTTGAAGTTAATTGTGGCTAACCAGGTGTGACTTGTTATATTACTTGGTTATAAATGAGCTGGTTGTAATATTCTAAAATCGGCATGCTCCAAGAAGGAGCTTACAATCAAAAGAAATTTTACTAATGACATTCTTACATACATTATCATCCCGATTAAATCTGCTATGGTATTCGGCCTTTAACATATTTAAAAAATAGGCTTCCATCTATAGCAAATTACAACACCAACAATGTAGCCCTGATAAAAATGACATCTACTTGACATTTAATTGACATTAATTGTTCGATAATCAATTGATTTTCATAACAATTTACAAGTACCCTAAATCAAATGGATTTTGTTCTATATGCATGGTTTGCAATATATCTCTTTTTGATAAAAGTTTGATTGAATACTCTGAATATGATCGAAGTTCGCTTCATTTGACTGATTTAAACTCATATTATAAAGGGTATTTATATGAACATCACGGCATCGTCGTCTATCACTTACGATAGTCGAACATTGAGCTTTTACTCCCTCACCAGACAACTGTTTAAATACATTAATTCGTTTTATTTCATGGCTTTTTATTTTCTTTTGCTCTGCGCTACTTTTGCTGTAGAGGCGAGTAATAATAAGCTCAATGGCCTAAACCATAATCGTGTATTAGATGAATATATTGTCACATTTAACATCACAGATACCCAAGATATTAAAAGGTTAATAAAGAAATTCGGCGGTACATATAAAAAACAATTTCAATCTACGTCTGGTATTTATGTGCAAATTCCAGAGTCTAGCCTTGAAGACTTTAGCAAACACGAAAGTGTAGAGCTAGTTGAGGCAAACCTAATAGTTGAAAAAGCAAGTTATGACTGGGGACTAGATCGATTAAATCAATCCACACCTGTTTTGGATGGCAATGTGTCGACTACACTATCAGGCGATAACATTAGTGTTTATATGCTTGATACTGGTATTAACTTTGCTCATGAAGCGTTCAATGGTAATGCTACCCCCTTTTGGGATTATACCGGAGGCTCGGGCAGTGACTGTAATGGGCATGGCACTCATACAGCAGGAACTGTAAATAATGTAGTACCACTAAGTCAGCTATATTCTGTGAAAGTACTTGATTGTTCAGGTAATGCGCCATTGTCGACCGTTCTTTCAGGAATTGATGCAGTGCTATATACAGCGCCACCAGCTCAAATTACAGATGTTGTTTTTTTAGGGTTTATTAGTGCTAACAGTTCTTCCCTTGATAATGCGGTAACTAACTTAATTAGTGCCGGTTATGAAGTCGTCACAATGGCGGGGAATTCTAATAATGATGCTTGTAACTTTTCACCAGCACACCTTTCCTATGTACGTACCATTGGCTCTTTAGGGAAAAATGATGTGCCTTCTGCATTTACAAATTATGGCTCTTGCATTGATATGTCAGCCCCTGGTGAGGATATCTTATCAGCTGCTTATTTCGATAACAGTTTAGAAATCACAATGTCGGGCAGTTCAATGGCTGCAGCCTATATTACCGGAGTGCTCGCAGGCTATTTATCTCAAGGAATGACATGGGATAACTTGATGATGGATTCAATGGAGTTTCCATCATGCATGGGAGGGCCATGTAGAATCGTAGTGCTACAACAAAACAGCACACTACAGACTATTGATTATCAATATGATGCCAAAGGGCGCTTAAAGAATATTAAAAATAATGAGAATAAAGATGTGACCTACAGTTATGACGATGCAGGTAATCGCACACAAGTTAAGGAGAACTAGGCATGAAACAGTTAATTAACGCTTCTTGGCTACTATTAGTCAGCGCTCTCACGGGCCAAACCTTTGCAGAAGAAGATAACGAGTATATTAAACCGCTAGAAATCGTGACTGATATTAACGGGGTCGATTTAAACTCGGGCAAATATTACCCTCAATTTCCGGCTCTAAGTATCCCGGCTGCGCCTCGCTTATCGTTTCATACCATTCAAAAGTTTGAATCACGAGTTGATGGTACATGGTCGGCCGGAGGGAATACCCGCATAGAATCGCATTCGGTTACGTTTGGTGGTAGTACCTCAGAGTTTTTTGAATGTATTGATGACGATTGTATTCCTGAACGAAACACAGGGTCTACCCTATTCGGTAATATGTCTGGTCCTTTCTTTCTATATACGCAAGGAAGTACAGGCGTAAAGGTAAAGTACAATGTAAAAGCCGGTATTTACCCGACTAATGGGGTTCACTACCCTAATGGCACATTTTACGCGAGTGAAATTACTTACCCGGACGGGGAAGTAATTTCCATAGATTATACTCAAAACCCATCTAATTATGACCAACGACCGAATAAAGCAACGAGTAGCTTAGGCTATGAAATGGCGTTTACCTATCAATCGAATAGTAACGGCTCTCTTTGGGCGGTAATAAAGCGTGTAACTATTGCTAAGACAAGTGCACCGAGCGTTATTTTAGCGGAAAATAACTATTCTAGCTCTAATGGTACGGTAACAGATGCTTTAGGAAGAACGTGGGATTATACCGGCTTTACGAATAGCTTATACCTACCAGAGCACGCGACTAATTTTAGTTATAAATTACCGTCTAATAGCGCTAATAACATTTCTGTAAGCTCTGCATATTTACCTTATGATGATGAGACACACGCTAATTTTGTGACAAGCGTTACTCGTAATGGTGAAACGTATAATTACAGCTATACACCAACAAGCGGTATCCAATACGACCCGAAAAAACAATTTACTCAAATCGATATTACCGGGCCAGATAATTATCAGCGCACAATTAAATTAAATGCGTCGAGTGGTAAAAGCAAAAGCGTACAAGTTGCCAGTGATACGGGCAGCTTAGGTAATGAAACGCTTTACGAATATAACCTTAATAAGCAGCTAGAGAAAATCACGTACCCAGAAGGTAATAGCGTCAATATTTATTATGATGGTAACGGTAATATCACCTCGAAACACGTTCATGCTAAACCGGGCTCTGGTCTTGCCTCTATCGTTACTACTGCTAATTATGATTTAAGTCTACCGGGTTTAAACGCCTTTAGACCGACCTATACGGTAGATGCAAATAACAACCGTACTGATTATACCTTTGATTCACTTCACGGCGGTATGCTCACCAAGCTAGAGCCAGCAGGTCAAAATGGCATGCGTAGATTAACAACCAATACTTATACCTCAATAGGTGGTTATGACCGGTTAACCAAAACCTCAATATGCAGTGGCTCAGAGTGTGGGACTAGCAAAGAGTTTATTACCGAATATACGTACTGGAATAATACTCACATAGTCGAAACCGTTACCGAGCGAAACTACGGTAATACTCTGAATAAAACAACTACGTATACTTATGATGGTGCCGGAAATAAATTAAGTGAAGACGGTCCGTTATCCGGGTTAGATGATGCGACGTATTATCGCTATGATACTACGGGCAGAATGACTTGGGAAATATCACCGGTTAATCAACAAGGCGTTAGGGTCG comes from the Thalassotalea nanhaiensis genome and includes:
- a CDS encoding S8 family serine peptidase, producing the protein MNITASSSITYDSRTLSFYSLTRQLFKYINSFYFMAFYFLLLCATFAVEASNNKLNGLNHNRVLDEYIVTFNITDTQDIKRLIKKFGGTYKKQFQSTSGIYVQIPESSLEDFSKHESVELVEANLIVEKASYDWGLDRLNQSTPVLDGNVSTTLSGDNISVYMLDTGINFAHEAFNGNATPFWDYTGGSGSDCNGHGTHTAGTVNNVVPLSQLYSVKVLDCSGNAPLSTVLSGIDAVLYTAPPAQITDVVFLGFISANSSSLDNAVTNLISAGYEVVTMAGNSNNDACNFSPAHLSYVRTIGSLGKNDVPSAFTNYGSCIDMSAPGEDILSAAYFDNSLEITMSGSSMAAAYITGVLAGYLSQGMTWDNLMMDSMEFPSCMGGPCRIVVLQQNSTLQTIDYQYDAKGRLKNIKNNENKDVTYSYDDAGNRTQVKEN
- a CDS encoding ATP-binding protein; translation: MKTIKAIYNEAILPEHKGNPLIEALPPKLPWLNVMELFSHYPDYAEEISDHPDPLVRDEYLVRIDRLRQPLTDYQTCFRAIERSLKNGYSTKNPLTPTTAQYLHYFVDEQPEIEPDSGRFTPKGEGLTLIGESGIGKTTMLEQVLSYFPNVIVHDGYKGTNLDFSKQVVWVKVDCPQNSSVRDLCEEILWSLDLSLDRPRTRPEKLIGSLIRQIEQVMKASFLGMLVIDEMQNLTFKKTKGEDNLLKFLHRLVNKLGIPIFFCANPPFNLSLIKELKNARRAESCYHYHMSPLSIDSDSWKVFIQQLWNYQWTNVFTELTDELNKKIFELSVGNIDMACRTFREAQRLLIGSVDERLTKASLEAGNAIACSLSRQTQQVIDLKTAITLPVGKKRTQKVQSNSNSMKVDKTGDVSKPQHSEFAVQIQELMGLVDLSNEIEDMDLMQRSKNFESQMEYLSHAGVLLEDPLSEFG
- a CDS encoding TnsD family Tn7-like transposition protein, coding for MLITEALPGESLYSRYIRHMTLWHMPAKAFLQTLVGNNRASIHPYITVGATNAAEFYSQNYNKIISEQTLAPLFVHFSHKRKNKIYKYLLLNDSGRAIRNCQLPNFRESEKLSLKYCLVCVHNDIKKYGISYWHIAHQVPGINSCYKHQISLLHLSLPCRPHIKMGLLPSLIGDAKASTKESFLLARYVYSRLQNIVNIGRPYNINTLLEKLRRTGFIRENNRVLRAELTYECFHLSRKLQHSSVGLLPRSDTDFNYFSYLLCNQHPQHPFKYLFLEFWLTFFCKTKVKPVLEVTAVDNTKQQTILKNKYLDLLRGGLSLAKISQKTGKSRCYLKLLALKNKISINMKPRLITTEVVKGVLKMAYKGFHRKAIAKHFKISTGSISQIISAESGLVQRRRRAKFESRRRKYKAQVLKWIALEPSDSKKYIRKYLPYAYSWLYRHERKWLYQQLNF
- a CDS encoding TnsA endonuclease N-terminal domain-containing protein, whose translation is MPKGRKLESIADYQRALKNKYGLGQGSKYKPWLRVQDVKSRGTRSQIFGRKTNREHHLMSLLESELFYLIEFSDRVTDIREQFPILPLNYSQKVAKTLGVEHPKHPKTKEPIVLTTDLLLTVDSESGQYFHAISVKPEEEAGVDRVLQKVEIERICWELMGVKFSFYVGDDLRRIQSENIAWATFPFRKGPSYFSFELVTSALSLLKKKQYYKEDLCEKFIKNNIVNRDESLLLLKYLISEKFIEVDLNYSLGESDVIDIRNIAFEQRRFAYENF
- a CDS encoding transposase, which codes for MKIFRNSVWLCLNFELLDCCRYRVLDIFPTNDCIILFKVDTDSVAVRPIAISLESFKSGLKNKEITSSEYVLPNFMLQSEDNASTDHIAKRDSNYEIIKPLISDSEFLFNYATKKRFSQLAQYSQQIRVDRKSITRLLTKYWLYGQSIMSLLPAYSNSGGFGKDKTVSNKDLGAPVNPRTLAVERYKKFILTDDIKAKFKLSLKKYYLKETGISLVKTYEQFLRDHFEDELRVSNLEGRPPYIPTIKQFRYWTNKLFSKDEITLKRTSENDYLRNKRGVLGSVIDKSFLPGTTFEIDATVADVHIVSEFGTQYVLGRPTIYMIADRASRMIVGMHVSLFHASWRAARQAIANCFIEKTQYCREFGVNISSPDWPCFHVPRNLMCDNGEMIGLKPKDVVTPMTSLLFGPPYRPETKGVIERSFKIINDDSLHELLGNTRLGTVIRGRRDPRKDACHTLKEVTTIIIKSVLEHNRSILKELGYSSSLLVENDLTPTPANYWKIHLAKQKQDLKLANEDEVIAEILPPAEVSMTRNGIEFNGLYYSCSEVLEKSLASIARTSGRWRLEARIDENTTNYIYVKLEPKGKFLRCELLSRSRMFANKTMIDADFMQDWVEIKKELNPVSIESIDDMKQRKQSKKEAKKRLKASPKIPFSQKRKNIRQKRKDELLSTTNVITSDNRCEAKVITQQSTVAEVVALPIGRARKNRSSNEND